ATCACGGGGTTGAGCCCCGAACTTTCACCTCTAACTTAATGCACCACCTACGCGCCCTTTACGCCCAGTAAATCCGGACAACGCTCGCTCCCTACGTATTACCGCGGCTGCTGGCACGTAGTTAGCCGGAGCTTACTCTTCAGGTACCGTCATTTGTTCTTCCCTGAAAACAGAGGTTTACAACCCGAAGGCCTTCTTCCCTCACGCGGCGTTGCTCCGTCAGGCTTTCGCCCATTGCGGAAGATTCCCCACTGCTGCCTCCCGTAGGAGTCTGGGCCGTGTCTCAGTCCCAGTGTGGCCGTTCGCCCTCTCAGGCCGGCTACCCATCGTCGCCTTGGTGGTCCGTTACACCACCAACTAGCTAATGGGACGCGGATCCATCTGATAGCACGATAGCTTTCCTTGCAAAGCCATGCGACTCCGCAAGCGTATCCGGTATTAGCAGCCGTTTCCAGCTGTTATCCCGGTCTACCAGGCAGGTTATCCACGCGTTACTCACCCGTTCGCCACTATCTTCGAAGTTCGACGTTCGAAATTCGTGATTCGATCCAAGCATTTCTTTGGGGTCTTTTAAATGACCCTTAAGCTTTACTCGAACTCAAAATTCGAACCTCGAATGTCGAACCTCGAAGACCGTTCGACTTGCATGTGTTAAGCACGCCGCCAGCGTTCGTCCTGAGCCAGGATCAAACTCTCCGTAAAATATTTCGCAATATTTTAAAGAGTTTTTGGCTCTTTTCTTATCCTTGATTTACTCGCTAGCGTTTTTTAACGCTTGACGAGGATGTTTTTTGTGGTCATTCATAGTTTCATCTTTACGATGACTTTTGACTTGACCTTTTTCATCCATCATCTGCTGTTTAGTTTTCAAAGACCAGTTTGTTTTAGCTTGTCCCGGCCTCGCGACCGGAATTTTATTTTACCATGCTTCTCACTCAGTTTCAAGTGAAAGTTTTTGGTAGTTTTCTCACTGCCTCAAGCAGCGGCAGGAATCTTATCTTACCACTCCCAGTTATCTTCTTGCAAGTGGTAATTTTTGATCATCACCTTGCGGCGACATTATTTATCATATCATGACATTTCGTTTAGTGCAAGTATATTTTTTATGTATTTCAGATATCAGACCAACATGCCGCTTTACGACACCACTGATGAATGAAAATTATACGTACCTTATTTTCAGGGCAGAAGGAATATATCTAAGAGTGTCAAAAATAAAACTAATAATCCTAATCTTATGAAGGTGATTTCGCATGGATCTTTTTACAATGTTGGCCGAAAATAAAATACGTGAAGCAATGGAAAAAGGAGAATTAAATAACCTTCCTGGTAGTGGTCAACCATTGGAGCTGGATGATATGTCTCACATACCCGAAGACCTTCGGGCTGGTTACCGATTGCTTAAAAATGCCGGTGTAATTCCAGAAGAAATGGAACTAAAAAAAGAAATTATATCATTACAAAAACTTATCGATTATTGCTATGATGAAAAGGATAGGACCCATTTAATCAAAAAACTAAATGAAAAAATACTTCGGTTCAATATACTAATGGAAAAAAGGAAAGTTGTATCGCCTGCTCTGAGTTTCTATAAAGAGAAAATCTATGCAAGGTTCCAAGGTTACTAACACAAAGCATTGCAACACCCTCCCGAGTCTCAATCCCTCTATCTTTAACTTCTTGCACACGCCAAGCCAGATCCTAACTGATTCTTTTTCACCATCCCTATTTTGTAGTGAATTTTTTAGTTTGTTAATTGAATGAATTGCATAATTGCTAAATCCAGAAAAACGTGAATCCAAGAGTACAAAATAGCTTAATTTTTTATAGAGCCTCGGGAGTTAATGGGGATAATTGCTTGAGCATTGAAGTCGTTCATTACTACAGAGTAGATGTCTTTACTGTCATAGCCCATATCCATGGTAGATACAAGTAACTTCACCTCTCTGGTTGGTTATTTGTTGGTACTTATATCTTTTACCAGAACAGGGGTGAAGTCCTTTTTTTACCCTTCAGAAACCGCTAAAATATTGGACTCAGAAATATGCAATTTACTCAATTAAGCAGAAGATTATCAATAGAGGAAACATGGGCTACAGCCCATGGAATAACAGATTGGTTCTTCTGATTCAAGATACAATTTATAAAAATATGCTAAATATTGCGTTAATTAAAGGAAACTCATAAAATATGGTGAACTAGATTTAAAAAAGAACAACGGGGGAAATTAAGTGCTGGCTATAATTGATAGTGTGGCTTTACTTGGTTTAGATGGCCAACGAGTTCGAGTAGAGGTAGATGTTTCCAATGGTCTGCCTTGTCTAGATATCGTCGGATTACCTGATGCTGCCGTTCGGGAGGCAAAGGACCGAGTTCGATCTGCCATAAAAAACTCCGGCATGGATTATCCCATTCAAAGAATAACCGTAAACTTAGCACCAGCTGACCTTCGTAAGGAAGGCCCAGTATTTGATCTGCCCATTGCTGTAGGAATTTTAGCAGCTACTGAACAAATTAATTCCGAGTTTACGCTGGGGATACTCTTTTTAGGTGAGTTATCCCTAGATGGTTCTTTACGTGGTGTGCACGGGGTATTGCCCTTGGTTATGGCAGCCAGAGACTTAGGGTTAAAAAGGGTGGTTGTTCCCTTGGCAAATGCAGCAGAAGCAGCTTTAGTACAGGATGTAGAAGTATTTGGAATAAAAAATCTGGCAGAATTAGCTGTGGCGCTAAAGGGAGAAACAGAATTAAAACCTTACTTAGTTGAAGAGTTACCCACGGGTGTTTTACATGAAGAAGGATTGGATTTTGCTGATGTACGAGGACAGGCGGTAGCCAAGCGGGCAATGGAGGTGTCCGCTGCAGGGGGCCACAATATTCTTATGCTTGGTAGTCCGGGCTGTGGCAAGACAATGTTGGCCAGAAGACTGCCCTCTATTCTACCGGATCTTACCTTTGAGGAATCTTTGGAGGTCACAAAGGTTTATAGTCTGGCTGGACGCCTATCTTCCGAAAACCCCCTAATAAAAAAACGACCTTTTCGGGCTCCTCATCACACCAGCTCAACTGCCAGCTTGGTTGGCGGTGGGCGAGTCCCCAAACCCGGAGAGATTAGTCTTGCTCATTATGGCATACTTTTTATGGATGAACTTCCAGAATTCCACAAGGATAGCTTAGAGGCACTTAGACAACCTTTGGAAGATGGATGTATCAGTGTTTCAAGAGTAGCTGCTAGCTTTACGTTCCCTGCTAAAATTATGCTGGTGGGAGCGGCTAACCCTTGTCCCTGTGGATATCAGTTAGATAAAGAGAAAGAATGCACTTGTACACCACACCAGATTCAAAAATATATCAATAGAATATCTGGGCCTCTATTAGATCGGATTGATATTCACCTGGAAGTACCCAAAGTTTCTTATGAAGAATTAAACAATGCTCCCCCAGGAGAAGAATCTTACTCTATAAAATTAAGGGTAGAAAATGCCCGAGCCATTCAAAGGGATCGTTTTAAAAATACATCAATAACTTGTAATGCATCTATGGGGGCAAGGGAAGTGCGACGCTTTTGTAAGCCAGATTTGCCTGGGGCAATGCTGTTACAAGAAGCTTTTAAAAAACTGGGATTAAGTGCCCGGTCCCATGATCGTATTTTAAAAGTAGCCAGAACCATTGCTGATTTAGCCGGGAGTGAGATTATAGGAACCAAGCATCTGGCAGAGGCTATACAGTACCGAAGCTTGGATCGTTTATTGAGGGGTTAAAGATAGGTTTTATTACTAACTCCTAATATCCGTCCAACCAAGATACCAATGCCTCGTTTAGCTGGGCCAGGGTGGCGATATTCCCCTTTTGAATCTGCACATAGGCTTCTGGCTTGAAACTGGTATCAATGAAGCGGAAAAACCGTTCAATTTTGCCCCGCCCCGTTATCCACATAAAGTTTTTCAGGCACACCATGCCGCAGGATGGCTTTCTTTAGGGAATCTTCTAACCGGGGCAATTTCTCGTCCCAGTAGAACTCGGCGTGAACACACATACGGCTGTAGTTGCCAATCTATGGACAGGTTTTGTGGGATGAATTTAGCTTACCGCCACCGCAAATGAACGCTTCCTCCGGTAAAGCCATGAAAGCATAGAGCCTCCAGCTATCTCGGGAAAGGCAGATAAATCGATAGATAGGAATATGAGACTGGCCCTCCGGAGTATAAGCATATCTGTAATATGTACCATGCCGATGTAACATTACTTGAATTAAGCAGTGGGGACATACCCTGGGGCGAAATTTTTCGGGGCAGCCATCAGAAAATAACTGAAGATAGGTCTCGACAGTTAAGTATTCTTCTATTAAAATCATTATGTGTTGATTTTGGGAAGAGGGAACTGGCTGGCTGGCCACATAGTTCCCTCTTCTTATTTATTTCCTCCTGATTGATTGGCATGTGCCATTAGTTTGCACACGATAATCATTATCCAGGATAACCGCCATTCATGGCAAGAAAAAAGCGTCACTTTACCGACATGTAAAGTTAGCGCCGACAATATAGACATTCTTTAATAGCCCTTTGAGAAGGTCAATGATGTGCCCTTAACTAACTGGAAAGATGGAACATATGTAATTCGCATGGGCATGCAGAATGTCCGACATTTTTTATAAGACCTAAAAGGGATACAAGTTAGAGAGATGGATAGCATTCCTTTTACTCTTAAAAAATTATGGACAATATGTTCAAAAGTTAGAGGTAAAATTATGAAGGACTTGCTTTTCAAAAATGAACTTATTCCCTAGGCCACAATATACCTCCTAAACTTAATCTAATGCCTCTGTATATTAAGATATATCAAAATATAAAAGGGGATAGCAGGTCTGAACGAATCAAACGCCTC
This genomic interval from Desulforamulus reducens MI-1 contains the following:
- a CDS encoding YifB family Mg chelatase-like AAA ATPase, yielding MLAIIDSVALLGLDGQRVRVEVDVSNGLPCLDIVGLPDAAVREAKDRVRSAIKNSGMDYPIQRITVNLAPADLRKEGPVFDLPIAVGILAATEQINSEFTLGILFLGELSLDGSLRGVHGVLPLVMAARDLGLKRVVVPLANAAEAALVQDVEVFGIKNLAELAVALKGETELKPYLVEELPTGVLHEEGLDFADVRGQAVAKRAMEVSAAGGHNILMLGSPGCGKTMLARRLPSILPDLTFEESLEVTKVYSLAGRLSSENPLIKKRPFRAPHHTSSTASLVGGGRVPKPGEISLAHYGILFMDELPEFHKDSLEALRQPLEDGCISVSRVAASFTFPAKIMLVGAANPCPCGYQLDKEKECTCTPHQIQKYINRISGPLLDRIDIHLEVPKVSYEELNNAPPGEESYSIKLRVENARAIQRDRFKNTSITCNASMGAREVRRFCKPDLPGAMLLQEAFKKLGLSARSHDRILKVARTIADLAGSEIIGTKHLAEAIQYRSLDRLLRG
- a CDS encoding DnaJ family domain-containing protein, with translation MDLFTMLAENKIREAMEKGELNNLPGSGQPLELDDMSHIPEDLRAGYRLLKNAGVIPEEMELKKEIISLQKLIDYCYDEKDRTHLIKKLNEKILRFNILMEKRKVVSPALSFYKEKIYARFQGY